DNA sequence from the Vibrio pelagius genome:
TTCGTCCATTAACAAAATACTTGGTTTGGACAACAGTGCTCGACCAATGGCGACTCTTTGTTTCTCTCCACCAGACAACTTAGCGGGATAACGATCAAGTAACGAGCCCAACGACAAAAGATCCACAACTTGATCGAAATGCTGCTGATCCGTCGTTTTAACACCATATTTTAAGTTACTCGATACTTTCATATGCGGGAAAAGTCGAGACTCTTGAAACACGTAACCTACTTGACGCTGATGGACAGGCAGATCAATTCCTTGAGTGCTATCGAATAGGATTTTATCGGAGACCTCAATCTTACCATTGTCAGGATTCTTAAGGCCGCTAATGGCATTAATTAAAGAGGTTTTTCCTGCACCGGAACGACCAAAGATCGCTGTGATGCCTTGGCTAGGTAGGGTCAGGTCAACATCAAATTCAGTCTCACCAAGCTTTTGCTGATATTTTAGGATCAATTGGCTCACTGACTCCCCCCTAGTTTAATCACCGTCTTGCGATTCAGCCACTCAGATAACATAAGAGAGCCGAGAGCAATTGCTATAGAGATTGCACAAAGTCGCGCAGCTTCCATCTCTGCGCCGGGAGTCTCAATAAACGTATACATAGCTAAAGGAATCGTCTGCGTTTCACCCGGGATATTAGATACAAAACTGATGGTTGCGCCAAACTCACCTAAGCTACGAGCGAATGACAACATAGTGCCAGTGATAATACCCGGGATCATCAACGGCAGAGTGATCGTAAAGAAAACCTTAATTGGCGATGCGCCTAATGTGGCAGCGGCTTCTTCCAGTTTACTGTCGACGGTTTCTAAACTTAAACGGATAGAACGCACCATCAGTGGCAGAGCAACAACGATACACGCCAGAGAAGCTCCCTTCCAACTGAAGCTAAACACCAATCCAAAAACTTCATTGAGCCACGAGCCAATAATGCCCTGCCTGCCCATTAAAACCAGTAACAAATAGCCGATTACAACCGGAGGAAGCACCAAAGGGAGATGAACAAGACTTTCCACCAAGCCTTTTCCGATAAACTGCTTTTTCGCAAGTAGCCAGGCAAGACCAATACCTATTGGTATCAACCACAATATGGCAAAGCCTGCGACCTTAATACTTAGCAGAAGAGCTTGATATTCGTAATCCGATAAATAAAACATTAGTGCGTATTAAAACCGTAGCGCTCGAGGACTGACTTAGAAAACTCGCCCTGCATAAAGGTATAAAAAGCTTGTGTTGATTCGTTAGTATTCAATTTTGCTACAGGGTAACGTATCGGAGTATGTGAGGACTCCGGAAACGTATCAACTATCGAAACGTCTTTGGAAAGCATAGCGTCAGTTTTATATACAATACCCAGTATCGCTTCTTGTCTTTCAACCAATGCCAGTGCCATGCGTACATTATTACTCGGAGCTAGACGAGTACGAACACTGTCCCACACTTTTAATGCCTCCAAAGATTCTTTCGCATAAATACCGGCAGGCACTGACATAGTATTACCCACAGCCAACCGCTCCCCTTCAAGCGTGGCCTGCCATGCCGTAGCATCACCAAGGCGAAACTGAGAGTAGTCCGTGTTGTCTGATTTCGATGAAATCAAAACCAGTTCATTGCCAACCCAAGTGGTGACATTGTCACTTGAAACATACCCTCTATCGACTAGATGTGTCATCCATTTTTCATTCGCGGCGATGAACACGTCTGCGGGTGCTCCTCGCTCTATTTGACGAACCAATGACGATGTACTCGCATACACTGGTGTGACATCAATATCGTTACTCTTTTCAAATTCATCGATCAATTCATCAACAACGTTAGTCATTGAAGACGCGGCATAGACTTTAATAGTGTCTTGCGCGGATACCTGAAAAGCCATAATAGCAAGCGCTGCGGTCAGCAATCGTTTCTGCATCACACTCTCTTTCACGTGATTGTTCATTAAATCTATTTTTCAATGGAAGCCAGTTCTGGCCACAATAGGTCAAGTTTCATATATTCTTCGATTGCGTCGGCAATTCGATTGATGCCTTCTTCTTTTAGTGCGTGATGGTCAATCGTCGCCACAGAGCTTGCACCAGCCCACTGACAAATCGAAGCGAGTGCATCGCTATTATCAAACAGGCCATGAAGATAAGTTCCGAATATACTGTTTTCGCTATTTACTGCTCCATCAATGGCTCCAGAGTCTAACTGGATCGGCGCATCTTTTTCTTTGATTTGAGTCTTGCCTACATGAATCTCATACCCTTTTACTTCAGATACACAGCCACTCAAGGTTAGCCGTCCGCTCACATTGGTCAGTGTTTTCTGTTGTGTCAAAACAGTCGTTGTTTCTAACAAACCCAAACCAATAGAAGATCCTGGCTGCCCTTCCACACCATCCGGATCATCAATTGACATTCCTAGCATTTGATAACCACCGCAGATCCCGACAACCTTACCGCCGAGACGAAGGTGACGTTTAAGATCTCTGTCCCAGCCTTGCTCACGCATGTAATCAAGATCTGCCCTGACGGACTTAGTGCCAGGCAAAATAATAAGGTCTGCTCCATCTAAACGCTCACCTTTTCCTACATAACGCAGATCAATGTCAGGGTTTAGGCGTAAAGTATCAAAGTCTGTGTGATTACTAATACGAGTAAATATCGGTACTACAACCTTTAGTTTAGCGTTGCCGTTGGACTCTTGCGCTGTAGTGATCGCATCTTCTGCTTCTAGATTGAATCCATGCAAATAGGGTAAAACACCAAGCACAGGCTTGCCCGTTTTCTCTTCTAACCAATCTAAGCCTGACTCAAGCAACTTAATGTCACCACGGAAGCGGTTGATCACAAAGCCAACAACCCGCGCCTGTTCTGATTCTGACAACAATGCCAAAGTACCGTATAAATGGGCAAAAACCCCACCCCTATCGATGTCTGCAATAATGATAACCGGCACGTCTGCTTCTTCGGCAAACCCCATATTGGCGATATCATTTTCACGAAGGTTGATCTCAGCTGGGCTGCCCGCCCCCTCAATCATCACGCTCTCATAGTCAGACTGAAGACGATCGAATGAGTCTATCACGGTATTCATAGCGACTTTCTTGTAGTCATGATAGCCAGTAGCTTCCATGTTGGTTAGCGCACGTCCTTGTAGAATAACTTGTGCACCTGTATCTGAATTAGGTTTGAGGAGTACTGGATTCATGTGAACTGTCGGCTTAATATTACAAGCTTGAGCCTGAACAGCTTGCGCTCTGCCAATTTCACCACCGTCTTCAGTCACAGCACTATTCAGTGCCATATTTTGTGGTTTGAAGGGGGCGACCTTAACGCCACGTCGAGCC
Encoded proteins:
- a CDS encoding cobyric acid synthase produces the protein MLTPLKALMVQGTTSDAGKSVLVAGLCRVLARRGVKVAPFKPQNMALNSAVTEDGGEIGRAQAVQAQACNIKPTVHMNPVLLKPNSDTGAQVILQGRALTNMEATGYHDYKKVAMNTVIDSFDRLQSDYESVMIEGAGSPAEINLRENDIANMGFAEEADVPVIIIADIDRGGVFAHLYGTLALLSESEQARVVGFVINRFRGDIKLLESGLDWLEEKTGKPVLGVLPYLHGFNLEAEDAITTAQESNGNAKLKVVVPIFTRISNHTDFDTLRLNPDIDLRYVGKGERLDGADLIILPGTKSVRADLDYMREQGWDRDLKRHLRLGGKVVGICGGYQMLGMSIDDPDGVEGQPGSSIGLGLLETTTVLTQQKTLTNVSGRLTLSGCVSEVKGYEIHVGKTQIKEKDAPIQLDSGAIDGAVNSENSIFGTYLHGLFDNSDALASICQWAGASSVATIDHHALKEEGINRIADAIEEYMKLDLLWPELASIEK
- the modB gene encoding molybdate ABC transporter permease subunit, translated to MFYLSDYEYQALLLSIKVAGFAILWLIPIGIGLAWLLAKKQFIGKGLVESLVHLPLVLPPVVIGYLLLVLMGRQGIIGSWLNEVFGLVFSFSWKGASLACIVVALPLMVRSIRLSLETVDSKLEEAAATLGASPIKVFFTITLPLMIPGIITGTMLSFARSLGEFGATISFVSNIPGETQTIPLAMYTFIETPGAEMEAARLCAISIAIALGSLMLSEWLNRKTVIKLGGSQ
- the modA gene encoding molybdate ABC transporter substrate-binding protein is translated as MQKRLLTAALAIMAFQVSAQDTIKVYAASSMTNVVDELIDEFEKSNDIDVTPVYASTSSLVRQIERGAPADVFIAANEKWMTHLVDRGYVSSDNVTTWVGNELVLISSKSDNTDYSQFRLGDATAWQATLEGERLAVGNTMSVPAGIYAKESLEALKVWDSVRTRLAPSNNVRMALALVERQEAILGIVYKTDAMLSKDVSIVDTFPESSHTPIRYPVAKLNTNESTQAFYTFMQGEFSKSVLERYGFNTH